A window of Chitinophaga sp. MM2321 contains these coding sequences:
- a CDS encoding sugar phosphate isomerase/epimerase family protein — protein sequence MKHALILALCLFAGTILQSNAQQKLPVIGLTTSYGNDSLAKASGFTCMEETVKKLLSPSLTEAEFNKQLPLIRNTRCKLESCNVFIPANIKIVGPEVNEAQVLGYVDTVMQRARIAGIRIIVLGSGGSRKMPEGIDREAAKQQFIQLARKMGVVAAKYDRTIAMENLNSTETNFINTLAEANEIVTAVNHPNFRLTADIYHMLKENEPAANIEKAKGNLVHCHIAEREKRTPPGVAGDDFRPYLAALKKIGYSGRIMMECRWTDPVTEYKPAVIYLQRQLREAYGVDPKK from the coding sequence ATGAAACATGCACTGATATTGGCTTTATGCCTGTTTGCAGGTACAATATTGCAATCGAATGCACAACAGAAATTGCCGGTCATCGGCCTTACTACATCTTATGGAAATGATAGTCTTGCTAAAGCAAGTGGATTTACCTGCATGGAGGAGACAGTCAAAAAGCTACTTTCACCCTCACTTACCGAAGCAGAATTTAACAAACAGCTACCCTTGATCAGGAATACCCGTTGCAAACTGGAGAGCTGTAACGTATTCATTCCCGCCAACATCAAAATTGTAGGTCCCGAAGTAAATGAAGCACAGGTGCTGGGTTATGTAGATACAGTAATGCAACGCGCGCGTATAGCCGGTATCCGCATCATAGTATTGGGAAGCGGTGGCTCCCGCAAAATGCCGGAGGGTATTGACAGAGAAGCCGCAAAGCAGCAGTTCATCCAGCTGGCGCGCAAGATGGGCGTTGTAGCTGCTAAATATGACCGCACCATTGCCATGGAAAATCTCAACAGCACAGAAACCAATTTTATAAACACCCTGGCAGAAGCCAACGAAATCGTTACCGCCGTTAATCATCCTAATTTCCGCCTGACGGCAGATATCTATCATATGCTGAAAGAAAATGAACCAGCTGCCAATATTGAAAAGGCAAAAGGTAACCTGGTACATTGCCATATTGCAGAAAGAGAGAAAAGAACACCACCGGGTGTAGCAGGAGATGATTTCCGTCCCTACCTGGCCGCACTGAAAAAAATAGGCTACAGTGGACGTATCATGATGGAATGCCGCTGGACAGACCCGGTTACAGAATACAAACCCGCAGTAATCTACCTGCAACGCCAGCTAAGAGAGGCTTACGGCGTTGATCCTAAAAAATAA
- a CDS encoding SRPBCC family protein yields MKILKRILLVIVTIIVIALITALFIKKDYTVEREITINKPAQEVFAYISQLKNQDAYSVWNKLDPNMKKNYSGTDGTVGFIMAWDSDTKEAGKGEQEILKITPGERMDTKLRFKAPMEGEADAYMITEPLSENQTTVKWGFSSEIKYPFNLFLLFMDIKGMIGKDLQTGLDNLKAVLEKQ; encoded by the coding sequence ATGAAAATCTTAAAAAGAATTTTATTAGTCATCGTGACTATCATCGTCATTGCCCTGATCACTGCATTATTTATAAAAAAGGATTATACAGTAGAACGGGAGATTACGATTAACAAGCCTGCACAAGAAGTTTTTGCTTATATCAGCCAGTTAAAAAACCAGGATGCTTACAGTGTGTGGAATAAGCTGGACCCGAATATGAAGAAAAACTACAGCGGCACTGATGGTACTGTTGGTTTTATTATGGCATGGGATAGCGATACCAAAGAAGCCGGCAAAGGTGAACAGGAGATCCTGAAAATTACACCGGGAGAAAGAATGGATACCAAACTCCGCTTCAAAGCACCTATGGAAGGCGAAGCGGATGCCTACATGATTACGGAACCTTTAAGTGAAAACCAGACAACCGTAAAATGGGGTTTTAGCAGTGAAATCAAATATCCTTTTAACCTCTTCCTGCTTTTTATGGACATAAAAGGCATGATCGGCAAGGACCTGCAAACAGGGCTCGACAATCTTAAAGCAGTACTGGAAAAGCAATAG
- a CDS encoding CocE/NonD family hydrolase, with the protein MPRSHWPDALLFALPFLILSACGLFDTAQEKAYNVGYKIAQTIDRSRVYKPDTDSSDALHYRPLDIDIWYPAETVQPDSLLVFSDFLHVLVNRANYYTATNTATGMSGQIAQSFCEGVKCSDSTRLLPYKTASYRNAVPAKGRFPLVIYLASYNSMGYENYMLFETLAKKGFVVLSVNSIGRFPGDMTMKNEDMLEQVNDAIASLKYVAGSPDIDFSRIGIVGYSWGGLSGTLLAGKIPEVDCLVSLEGSEFHHYEQAADEDADFEEIRNSGDFKNLAIKVPYLRFESAPGGDAQQDSVYNFAEKVAADKKLILTVDSATHQDFSCLPDVVRASGNCKDNQLYHTVTKLTVSFLEAHLKGKDSFSRALAQEMDETVRKRD; encoded by the coding sequence ATGCCCCGATCTCATTGGCCTGATGCCCTGTTATTTGCACTCCCGTTTTTAATCCTGTCTGCCTGTGGTCTATTTGATACGGCGCAGGAGAAAGCATATAATGTTGGGTACAAAATAGCGCAGACCATAGACAGATCCAGGGTTTATAAGCCCGACACAGATAGTAGTGATGCCCTGCATTATCGTCCTTTAGACATTGATATATGGTATCCTGCTGAAACCGTTCAACCTGATTCGCTCCTCGTGTTCAGTGATTTCTTACATGTGCTGGTAAACAGGGCTAATTATTATACTGCTACCAACACCGCCACAGGTATGAGCGGACAAATAGCCCAGTCATTTTGTGAAGGTGTTAAGTGTTCCGATTCCACCAGACTACTGCCTTACAAGACTGCCTCTTATAGAAATGCCGTTCCTGCCAAAGGGCGTTTTCCTTTGGTCATCTATCTGGCGAGCTATAATAGTATGGGGTATGAAAATTATATGCTGTTTGAAACGCTGGCGAAAAAAGGGTTTGTGGTGCTGTCCGTGAATTCAATCGGGCGTTTTCCCGGTGATATGACCATGAAAAATGAGGATATGCTGGAACAGGTCAATGATGCAATTGCTTCCCTGAAATATGTAGCAGGGAGTCCGGATATAGATTTCTCCAGGATTGGCATTGTAGGCTATAGCTGGGGTGGTTTATCAGGTACGTTGCTGGCCGGTAAGATTCCGGAGGTGGATTGCCTGGTTTCACTGGAGGGGTCTGAATTTCATCACTATGAACAGGCGGCAGACGAAGATGCCGACTTTGAAGAGATCAGAAATTCCGGCGATTTTAAAAATCTCGCCATTAAGGTTCCTTATCTCCGGTTCGAAAGTGCGCCTGGGGGTGATGCGCAACAGGATTCTGTCTATAATTTTGCCGAAAAAGTGGCAGCAGATAAAAAACTAATCCTGACCGTTGATTCAGCCACCCATCAGGATTTTAGCTGTCTGCCGGATGTTGTAAGAGCATCAGGGAACTGTAAGGATAACCAGTTGTATCATACTGTTACAAAATTAACGGTGAGTTTCCTGGAAGCACACCTGAAAGGAAAGGATTCATTTTCACGTGCCCTTGCGCAGGAAATGGACGAAACCGTGCGGAAGAGGGATTGA